One genomic segment of Brassica napus cultivar Da-Ae chromosome A3, Da-Ae, whole genome shotgun sequence includes these proteins:
- the LOC125593895 gene encoding inositol hexakisphosphate and diphosphoinositol-pentakisphosphate kinase VIP2 isoform X2, with protein MGMEEGAGVDKKITIGVCVMEKKVFSAPMGQIMDRLQAFGEFEIIHFGDKVILEDPVESWPICDCLIAFHSSGYPLEKVQAYSSLRKPFLVNDLDPQYLLHDRRKVYEHLEMYGIPVPRYACVNRKVPNQDLDYFVEDEDFVEVKGERFWKPFVEKPVNGDDHSIMIYYPSSAGGGMKELFRKVGNRSSEFHPEVRRVRREGSYIYEEFMPTGGTDVKVYTVGPEYAHAEARKSPVVDGVVMRNPDGKEVRYPVLLTPAEKQMAREVCIAFRQAVCGFDLLRSEGSSYVCDVNGWSFVKNSYKYYDDAACVLRKMFLDAKAPHLSSTVPPILPWKINEPVLSNEGLTRQGSGIIGTFGQSEELRCVIAVIRHGDRTPKQKVKLKVTEEKLLNLMLKYNGGKPRAETKLKSAVELQDLLDATRMLIPRTGPGESDSDAEDLEHADKLRQVKAVLEEGGHFSGIYRKVQLKPLKWEKVTKSDGEGEEERPVEALMVLKYGGVLTHAGRKQAEELGRYFRNNMYPGEGTGLLRLHSTYRHDLKIYSSDEGRVQMSAAAFAKGLLDLEGQLTPILVSLVSKDSSMLDGLDTASTEMEEAKAQLNEIITAGTKLVNDYVSSELPWMIDGAGLPPHADEHLPELIKLAKKVTEQVRLLAKDEEENHTEPSAYDLAPPYDQAKALGKSNIDVGRIAAGLPCGSEGFLLMYARWKKLERDLYNERRDRFDITQIPDVYDSCKYDLLHNSHLDLKGLDELFKIAQLLADGVIPNEYGINPQQKLKIGSKIARRLLGKILIDLRNTREEAMSVAELKNSQDQVSVSLYSSKKEDRYSQPKLYIKSDELKRPTNGENKDEDDDKETKYRLDPKYANVMTPERHVRTRLYFTSESHIHSLMNVLRYCNLDESLQGEESLVCQSALERLCKTKELDYMSYIVLRLFENTEESLEDPERFRIELTCSRGADLSPLEKKDEEAKSLLREHTLPIMGPERLQEVGSCLTLETMEKMIRPFAMPPEDFPPPSIPAGFSGYFSKSAAVLERLVKLWPFNKN; from the exons ATGGGGATGGAAGAAGGAGCTGGTGTTGATAAGAAGATAACGATTGGAGTCTGCGTCATGGAAAAGAAG GTTTTCTCAGCTCCCATGGGACAAATCATGGATAGATTGCAAGCGTTTGGCGAATTTGAG ATCATTCATTTTGGGGACAAGGTTATTCTTGAAGATCCTGTAGAAAG TTGGCCGATTTGTGATTGTCTGATTGCTTTCCATTCCTCTGGATATCCTCTTGAGAAAGTTCAAGCATATTCTTCTTTAAGAAA GCCTTTTTTAGTGAATGATTTGGATCCGCAATACCTTCTTCATGACCGCCGGAAAGTGTATGAG CATCTGGAGATGTATGGTATTCCAGTTCCTAGATATGCTTGTGTCAATAGAAAAGTACCCAACCAAGACCTTGATTATTTCGTTGAGGATGAAGATTTTGTTGAGGTTAAAGGTGAACGATTCTGGAAGCCATTTGTGGAAAAACCCGTCAATG GAGATGACCATAGCATAATGATATACTACCCTAGCTCAGCAGGTGGAGGCATGAAAGAATTGTTTCGTAAG GTTGGGAATCGTTCAAGTGAATTTCATCCTGAGGTCAGAAGAGTAAGGAGAGAAGGTTCTTATATATATGAGGAGTTTATGCCTACTGGAGGAACTGATGTCAAG GTCTACACTGTGGGTCCCGAATACGCACACGCTGAAGCAAGAAAGTCGCCTGTTGTTGATGGTGTTGTTATGAGAAACCCAGATGGAAAGGAA GTGAGGTATCCAGTTTTGCTAACACCTGCTGAGAAGCAAATGGCGAGAGAAGTTTGCATTGCATTTAGGCAAGCG GTCTGTGGATTTGATCTCTTACGATCTGAGGGAAGTTCATACGTTTGTGACGTTAATGGATGGAGTTTTGTGAAGAACTCTTATAA GTACTACGACGATGCTGCTTGTGTGTTGCGGAAAATGTTTTTAGATGCAAAGGCTCCTCATCTTTCTTCGACAGTTCCTCCCATTCTGCCATGGAAGATCAATGAACCTGTCCTATCTAACGAAGGTTTAACTCGCCAAGGGAGTGGCATCATTGGAACATTTGGGCAGTCGGAAGAGCTACGTTGTGTCATTGCTGTTATTCGGCA CGGTGATAGAACCCCTAAGCAAAAAGTGAAACTAAAAGTTACAGAGGAAAAGCTGTTAAACTTGATGCTGAAGTACAATGGAGGAAAGCCAAGAGCTGAG ACAAAACTTAAAAGTGCCGTCGAATTGCAAGATCTATTGGATGCTACAAGAATGTTAATTCCTCGCACAGG ACCAGGTGAAAGTGATAGTGATGCAGAAGACCTTGAACATGCTGACAAGCTTCGGCAAGTGAAAGCTGTTCTTGAAGag GGTGGACATTTCTCTGGCATATACAGAAAGGTTCAGCTAAAGCCGCTAAAATGGGAAAAAGTAACAAAAAGTGATGGCGAAGGTGAAGAAGAACGCCCAGTGGAGGCTCTTATGGTTCTGAAATATGGGGGTGTTCTAACTCATGCTGGTCGAAAGCAG GCAGAAGAACTTGGTAGATACTTCCGAAACAATATGTATCCAG GTGAAGGTACCGGTTTGCTCCGTCTCCATAGTACATACCGTCATGACCTTAAAATTTACAGTTCTGACGAGGGACGTGTTCAG ATGTCTGCAGCTGCTTTTGCTAAAGGCCTGCTGGACCTAGAAGGACAGCTGACCCCAATCCTG GTTTCTCTGGTTAGCAAGGACTCTTCCATGTTGGATGGCCTTGATACTGCGAGCACTGAAATGGAAGAAGCCAAG GCTCAGTTGAATGAGATCATTACCGCTGGCACAAAGTTGGTAAATGATTACGTCTCTTCTGAATTACCTTGGATGATTGATGGGGCTGGACTTCCTCCTCACGCTGATGAGCACCTACCTGAATTG ataaaactaGCTAAAAAGGTTACTGAACAAGTGAGGCTACTTGCAAAAGATGAAGAGGAGAATCACACTGAGCCTAGTGCTTATGATTTAGCCCCTCCCTATGATCAAGCAAAGGCCCTTGGCAAGTCAAACATTGACGTTGGCCGGATTGCTGCTGGATTACCTTGTGGTAGTGAAGGATTCCTTTTGATGTATGCTCGGTGGAAAAAACTCGAACGGGATCTCTACAACGAAAGAAGAGA CCGGTTTGACATAACGCAGATTCCTGATGTTTACGATTCATGCAA GTATGATCTGTTACATAATTCTCATCTCGACCTGAAAGGACTAGACGAACTCTTCAAAATTGCTCAG TTACTTGCAGACGGTGTAATACCAAATGAGTATGGGATCAATCCACAGCAAAAGCTCAAAATCGGTTCAAAG ATTGCTCGTCGCTTGCTTGGTAAAATCTTGATCGACTTGAGGAATACTCGAGAAGAGGCCATGAGTGTTGCTGAACTGAAGAACAGTCAAGACCAAGTCTCAGTGTCATTATATTCGTCGAAAAAGGAGGATAGATATAGTCAACCGAAACTTTACATTAAAAGCGATGAGTTGAAACGGCCTACAAATGGAGAGAataaagatgaagatgatgataaagaaACCAAATATCGACTAGATCCAAA GTATGCAAATGTCATGACGCCTGAACGTCATGTGAGGACACGCCTTTACTTCACATCT GAATCACATATTCATTCTCTGATGAACGTTCTACGGTATTGTAACCTCGACGAATCTCTTCAAGGAGAAGAAAGTCTCGTCTGCCAAAGCGCTTTGGAACGCCTTTGTAAGACTAAAGAGCTTGATTACATGAGCTACATTGTCCTAAGACTGTTCGAGAACACTGAG GAATCTCTGGAAGACCCGGAACGGTTCAGAATCGAACTAACATGTAGCCGTGGCGCAGATTTGTCTCCCTTAGAG AAGAAGGACGAGGAAGCAAAATCATTACTTAGGGAACACACACTTCCAATAATGGGACCAGAGAGGCTTCAAGAGGTTGGTTCGTGTTTGACACTGGAGACAATGGAGAAGATGATACGTCCCTTTGCAATGCCGCCAGAGGATTTCCCCCCGCCGTCAATTCCGGCTGGCTTCTCCGGTTACTTTTCAAAAAGCGCCGCCGTGCTCGAGCGTCTTGTAAAACTCTGGCCCTTCAACAAGAACTAA
- the LOC125593895 gene encoding inositol hexakisphosphate and diphosphoinositol-pentakisphosphate kinase VIP2 isoform X1, with translation MGMEEGAGVDKKITIGVCVMEKKVKCSPEVFSAPMGQIMDRLQAFGEFEIIHFGDKVILEDPVESWPICDCLIAFHSSGYPLEKVQAYSSLRKPFLVNDLDPQYLLHDRRKVYEHLEMYGIPVPRYACVNRKVPNQDLDYFVEDEDFVEVKGERFWKPFVEKPVNGDDHSIMIYYPSSAGGGMKELFRKVGNRSSEFHPEVRRVRREGSYIYEEFMPTGGTDVKVYTVGPEYAHAEARKSPVVDGVVMRNPDGKEVRYPVLLTPAEKQMAREVCIAFRQAVCGFDLLRSEGSSYVCDVNGWSFVKNSYKYYDDAACVLRKMFLDAKAPHLSSTVPPILPWKINEPVLSNEGLTRQGSGIIGTFGQSEELRCVIAVIRHGDRTPKQKVKLKVTEEKLLNLMLKYNGGKPRAETKLKSAVELQDLLDATRMLIPRTGPGESDSDAEDLEHADKLRQVKAVLEEGGHFSGIYRKVQLKPLKWEKVTKSDGEGEEERPVEALMVLKYGGVLTHAGRKQAEELGRYFRNNMYPGEGTGLLRLHSTYRHDLKIYSSDEGRVQMSAAAFAKGLLDLEGQLTPILVSLVSKDSSMLDGLDTASTEMEEAKAQLNEIITAGTKLVNDYVSSELPWMIDGAGLPPHADEHLPELIKLAKKVTEQVRLLAKDEEENHTEPSAYDLAPPYDQAKALGKSNIDVGRIAAGLPCGSEGFLLMYARWKKLERDLYNERRDRFDITQIPDVYDSCKYDLLHNSHLDLKGLDELFKIAQLLADGVIPNEYGINPQQKLKIGSKIARRLLGKILIDLRNTREEAMSVAELKNSQDQVSVSLYSSKKEDRYSQPKLYIKSDELKRPTNGENKDEDDDKETKYRLDPKYANVMTPERHVRTRLYFTSESHIHSLMNVLRYCNLDESLQGEESLVCQSALERLCKTKELDYMSYIVLRLFENTEESLEDPERFRIELTCSRGADLSPLEKKDEEAKSLLREHTLPIMGPERLQEVGSCLTLETMEKMIRPFAMPPEDFPPPSIPAGFSGYFSKSAAVLERLVKLWPFNKN, from the exons ATGGGGATGGAAGAAGGAGCTGGTGTTGATAAGAAGATAACGATTGGAGTCTGCGTCATGGAAAAGAAGGTGAAATGCAGCCCCGAG GTTTTCTCAGCTCCCATGGGACAAATCATGGATAGATTGCAAGCGTTTGGCGAATTTGAG ATCATTCATTTTGGGGACAAGGTTATTCTTGAAGATCCTGTAGAAAG TTGGCCGATTTGTGATTGTCTGATTGCTTTCCATTCCTCTGGATATCCTCTTGAGAAAGTTCAAGCATATTCTTCTTTAAGAAA GCCTTTTTTAGTGAATGATTTGGATCCGCAATACCTTCTTCATGACCGCCGGAAAGTGTATGAG CATCTGGAGATGTATGGTATTCCAGTTCCTAGATATGCTTGTGTCAATAGAAAAGTACCCAACCAAGACCTTGATTATTTCGTTGAGGATGAAGATTTTGTTGAGGTTAAAGGTGAACGATTCTGGAAGCCATTTGTGGAAAAACCCGTCAATG GAGATGACCATAGCATAATGATATACTACCCTAGCTCAGCAGGTGGAGGCATGAAAGAATTGTTTCGTAAG GTTGGGAATCGTTCAAGTGAATTTCATCCTGAGGTCAGAAGAGTAAGGAGAGAAGGTTCTTATATATATGAGGAGTTTATGCCTACTGGAGGAACTGATGTCAAG GTCTACACTGTGGGTCCCGAATACGCACACGCTGAAGCAAGAAAGTCGCCTGTTGTTGATGGTGTTGTTATGAGAAACCCAGATGGAAAGGAA GTGAGGTATCCAGTTTTGCTAACACCTGCTGAGAAGCAAATGGCGAGAGAAGTTTGCATTGCATTTAGGCAAGCG GTCTGTGGATTTGATCTCTTACGATCTGAGGGAAGTTCATACGTTTGTGACGTTAATGGATGGAGTTTTGTGAAGAACTCTTATAA GTACTACGACGATGCTGCTTGTGTGTTGCGGAAAATGTTTTTAGATGCAAAGGCTCCTCATCTTTCTTCGACAGTTCCTCCCATTCTGCCATGGAAGATCAATGAACCTGTCCTATCTAACGAAGGTTTAACTCGCCAAGGGAGTGGCATCATTGGAACATTTGGGCAGTCGGAAGAGCTACGTTGTGTCATTGCTGTTATTCGGCA CGGTGATAGAACCCCTAAGCAAAAAGTGAAACTAAAAGTTACAGAGGAAAAGCTGTTAAACTTGATGCTGAAGTACAATGGAGGAAAGCCAAGAGCTGAG ACAAAACTTAAAAGTGCCGTCGAATTGCAAGATCTATTGGATGCTACAAGAATGTTAATTCCTCGCACAGG ACCAGGTGAAAGTGATAGTGATGCAGAAGACCTTGAACATGCTGACAAGCTTCGGCAAGTGAAAGCTGTTCTTGAAGag GGTGGACATTTCTCTGGCATATACAGAAAGGTTCAGCTAAAGCCGCTAAAATGGGAAAAAGTAACAAAAAGTGATGGCGAAGGTGAAGAAGAACGCCCAGTGGAGGCTCTTATGGTTCTGAAATATGGGGGTGTTCTAACTCATGCTGGTCGAAAGCAG GCAGAAGAACTTGGTAGATACTTCCGAAACAATATGTATCCAG GTGAAGGTACCGGTTTGCTCCGTCTCCATAGTACATACCGTCATGACCTTAAAATTTACAGTTCTGACGAGGGACGTGTTCAG ATGTCTGCAGCTGCTTTTGCTAAAGGCCTGCTGGACCTAGAAGGACAGCTGACCCCAATCCTG GTTTCTCTGGTTAGCAAGGACTCTTCCATGTTGGATGGCCTTGATACTGCGAGCACTGAAATGGAAGAAGCCAAG GCTCAGTTGAATGAGATCATTACCGCTGGCACAAAGTTGGTAAATGATTACGTCTCTTCTGAATTACCTTGGATGATTGATGGGGCTGGACTTCCTCCTCACGCTGATGAGCACCTACCTGAATTG ataaaactaGCTAAAAAGGTTACTGAACAAGTGAGGCTACTTGCAAAAGATGAAGAGGAGAATCACACTGAGCCTAGTGCTTATGATTTAGCCCCTCCCTATGATCAAGCAAAGGCCCTTGGCAAGTCAAACATTGACGTTGGCCGGATTGCTGCTGGATTACCTTGTGGTAGTGAAGGATTCCTTTTGATGTATGCTCGGTGGAAAAAACTCGAACGGGATCTCTACAACGAAAGAAGAGA CCGGTTTGACATAACGCAGATTCCTGATGTTTACGATTCATGCAA GTATGATCTGTTACATAATTCTCATCTCGACCTGAAAGGACTAGACGAACTCTTCAAAATTGCTCAG TTACTTGCAGACGGTGTAATACCAAATGAGTATGGGATCAATCCACAGCAAAAGCTCAAAATCGGTTCAAAG ATTGCTCGTCGCTTGCTTGGTAAAATCTTGATCGACTTGAGGAATACTCGAGAAGAGGCCATGAGTGTTGCTGAACTGAAGAACAGTCAAGACCAAGTCTCAGTGTCATTATATTCGTCGAAAAAGGAGGATAGATATAGTCAACCGAAACTTTACATTAAAAGCGATGAGTTGAAACGGCCTACAAATGGAGAGAataaagatgaagatgatgataaagaaACCAAATATCGACTAGATCCAAA GTATGCAAATGTCATGACGCCTGAACGTCATGTGAGGACACGCCTTTACTTCACATCT GAATCACATATTCATTCTCTGATGAACGTTCTACGGTATTGTAACCTCGACGAATCTCTTCAAGGAGAAGAAAGTCTCGTCTGCCAAAGCGCTTTGGAACGCCTTTGTAAGACTAAAGAGCTTGATTACATGAGCTACATTGTCCTAAGACTGTTCGAGAACACTGAG GAATCTCTGGAAGACCCGGAACGGTTCAGAATCGAACTAACATGTAGCCGTGGCGCAGATTTGTCTCCCTTAGAG AAGAAGGACGAGGAAGCAAAATCATTACTTAGGGAACACACACTTCCAATAATGGGACCAGAGAGGCTTCAAGAGGTTGGTTCGTGTTTGACACTGGAGACAATGGAGAAGATGATACGTCCCTTTGCAATGCCGCCAGAGGATTTCCCCCCGCCGTCAATTCCGGCTGGCTTCTCCGGTTACTTTTCAAAAAGCGCCGCCGTGCTCGAGCGTCTTGTAAAACTCTGGCCCTTCAACAAGAACTAA
- the LOC111210875 gene encoding serine/threonine-protein kinase PBL34-like, which translates to MGLNDTDPVKAQSKKKPNEAEHQKRKKNDVVSKSKGETFDEEDEEREEPSGCWVKFRFMIGCLPSKSDLDASSSSLYATTSTVTTMESKSANEKSTDQPAGPVSSTTTTSNAGSSSSTPMISEELKAYSNLRNFTFNDLKLATRNFRPESLLGEGGFGCVFKGWIEENGTAPVKPGTGLTVAVKTLNPDGLQGHKEWLAEINFLGNLLHPNLVKLVGYCIEDDQRLLVYEFMPRGSLENHLFRRSLPLPWSIRMKIAVGAAKGLSFLHEEALKPVIYRDFKTSNILLDADYNAKLSDFGLAKDAPDEGKTHVSTRVMGTYGYAAPEYVMTGHLTSKSDVYSFGVVLLEMLTGRRSMDKNRPNGEHNLVEWARPHLLDKRRFYRLLDPRLEGHFSIKGAQKVTQLAAQCLSRDPKVRPKMSDVVEALKPLPHLKDMASSSYYFQTMQAERLKNGSSRSQGGGNGFGSRNGQPQPVFRTLSSPHGQHGSSPYRHQVPSPKPKGATT; encoded by the exons ATGGGTTTGAACGATACTGATCCTGTCAAAGCTCAATCGAAGAAGAAACCTAACGAGGCTGAGCAtcagaaaaggaagaagaacgATGTCGTTAGCAAAAGTAAAGGCGAAACCTttgacgaagaagacgaagaaagaGAAGAACCAAGTGGGTGCTGGGTCAAGTTCAGGTTCATGATTGGCTGCTTACCTTCAAAATCAGACCTTGacgcttcctcttcttctctctacGCCACTACCAGCACAG TGACGACAATGGAAAGTAAATCAGCAAATGAGAAATCAACTGATCAACCAGCTGGTCCTGTTTCCTCAACCACAACGACCAGCAACGCAGGAAGCTCCTCATCGACTCCAATGATCAGCGAAGAGCTCAAGGCGTATTCTAACCTGAGGAACTTTACTTTCAACGACCTTAAGCTAGCTACTAGAAACTTTAGACCAGAGAGTCTTCTCGGAGAAGGAGGCTTTGGTTGTGTCTTTAAAGGATGGATCGAAGAGAATGGAACTGCTCCTGTTAAACCCGGTACTGGGCTTACTGTTGCTGTCAAGACTTTGAATCCTGATGGACTTCAAGGTCACAAAGAGTGGCTT GCTGAGATCAATTTCCTTGGTAACCTTCTTCATCCGAATCTAGTTAAGCTTGTCGGTTATTGCATCGAAGATGATCAAAGGCTGCTTGTTTACGAGTTCATGCCTCGAGGAAGCTTGGAGAATCACCTTTTCAGAA GGTCGTTGCCTCTTCCTTGGTCTATCCGGATGAAGATTGCCGTAGGTGCTGCAAAAGGTCTCAGCTTCCTCCATGAAGAAGCTTTGAAGCCTGTCATCTATCGagatttcaaaacttcaaacatCTTACTTGATGCA gaCTACAATGCAAAACTATCTGATTTTGGACTTGCCAAAGACGCTCCTGATGAAGGCAAAACACATGTCTCCACTCGAGTTATGGGTACATATGGTTACGCTGCTCCTGAGTATGTAATGACTG GTCACTTGACATCAAAGAGCGATGTGTATAGTTTCGGTGTGGTTCTCCTCGAAATGCTTACGGGACGACGGTCCATGGACAAGAACCGCCCCAACGGCGAACACAACTTAGTGGAATGGGCAAGACCGCATCTACTCGACAAAAGAAGGTTCTACCGGTTACTCGATCCAAGACTCGAGGGCCATTTCTCGATCAAAGGCGCTCAAAAGGTGACTCAGCTCGCTGCACAGTGTCTGAGCCGTGACCCCAAGGTTAGGCCAAAGATGAGTGACGTCGTCGAAGCGCTCAAACCACTTCCTCATCTTAAAGACATGGCGAGCTCTTCTTACTACTTTCAGACGATGCAAGCCGAGCGTTTGAAAAACGGGTCGAGTCGGTCTCAGGGAGGAGGAAACGGGTTTGGATCAAGAAACGGGCAGCCGCAGCCTGTGTTTAGGACGCTGTCTAGTCCTCATGGTCAACATGGTTCTTCGCCTTATCGACATCAGGTGCCTTCTCCAAAGCCTAAAGGAGCAACTACATAA
- the LOC111204301 gene encoding probable pectate lyase 19, which produces MVMARLLKLMLVLCIVGLIPTIRADMSELDEYWSGRADEAREFTLQAYHSDPYEIIDHFHERHYDNSTDVTPTEEDNNTKPEEVENEVIEMVGSGDNSTNSTRRSLRGKGKGKWSKLKGPCTASNPIDKCWRCRKNWSKRRKKLVKCVRGFGHMTVGGKHGRIYVVTSNLDEDMVNPEPGTLRHAVIQKEPLWIIFKNDMSIRLNQELLINSFKTIDARGANVHIAHGAGVTMQFVRHVIIHGLHIHHISESSGGMIRDSADHFGMRTRADGDGLSIYGSSNIWLDHVSMSQCQDGLIDAIVGSTAITISNSHFTHHNDVMLLGAQNTYDLDKKMQVTVAYNHFGKGLVQRMPRIRWGFVHVVNNDYTHWELYAIGGSQSPTILSQGNRFIAPPHLPHYREVTKRDYAPEEEWKHWNWRSEKDIFMNGAYFRQSGDPNYETDHTRRNMIKPKNGYAVSKLTKYAGALDCRVGRRC; this is translated from the exons atggtTATGGCTAGGCTGTTAAAGTTGATGTTAGTGTTATGTATTGTTGGTCTGATCCCGACCATACGAGCCGACATGTCTGAGTTGGACGAATATTGGTCGGGACGAGCTGATGAAGCCCGAGAATTCACTCTTCAAGCTTATCATTCTGATCCTTATGAAATCATCGATCACTTTCACGAACGTCACTACGA CAACTCTACTGATGTTACACCGACCGAGGAAGATAACAACACGAAGCCTGAAGAGGTGGAAAACGAGGTCATTGAAATGGTCGGATCCGGAGATAACTCGACGAACAGCACGAGACGAAGCTTAAGAGGTAAAGGCAAAGGAAAATGGAGTAAGCTCAAGGGACCGTGTACCGCAAGTAACCCTATAGATAAATGTTGGCGTTGCCGTAAGAACTGGTCTAAGCGTCGCAAGAAGCTTGTCAAATGTGTACGCGGGTTCGGACACATGACGGTCGGTGGTAAACATGGACGCATCTACGTGGTCACAAGCAACCTCGACGAGGACATGGTGAACCCTGAACCCGGGACGTTGCGTCACGCCGTGATTCAGAAGGAGCCTCTCTGGATCATTTTCAAGAACGATATGAGCATTCGTTTAAACCAAGAGCTTCTGATTAATAGCTTCAAGACTATCGATGCGCGAGGAGCTAATGTCCATATCGCGCATGGCGCGGGGGTCACGATGCAGTTCGTGAGACATGTTATTATCCATGGGTTGCATATTCACCATATATCTGAGAGTAGCGGTGGTATGATCCGTGACTCGGCAGACCATTTTGGAATGAGGACTAGAGCCGATGGAGACGGTTTGTCTATATACGGTTCGTCTAACATTTGGCTTGACCATGTCTCCATGTCGCAATGTCAAGATGGACTCATTGATGCCATTGTTGGATCCACTGCCATTACAATCTCCAACTCTCACTTCACTCACCACAACGAC GTGATGTTGCTTGGTGCTCAAAACACTTATGACTTAGACAAAAAGATGCAAGTCACAGTGGCTTATAACCATTTTGGTAAAGGACTAGTGCAGAGGATGCCAAGGATCAGGTGGGGATTTGTTCATGTTGTGAACAATGACTACACTCATTGGGAGCTTTACGCTATCGGAGGCAGTCAAAGTCCAACAATTCTCAGCCAAGGAAACCGATTCATTGCTCCTCCACACTTACCTCATTACAGAGAG GTGACAAAGAGAGACTATGCTCCGGAAGAAGAGTGGAAACACTGGAACTGGAGATCTGAAAAAGATATATTCATGAATGGAGCTTATTTTAGACAATCTGGAGATCCTAATTATGAAACTGATCACACCAGACGAAACATGATTAAACCGAAAAATGGATACGCTGTTTCAAAGTTGACCAAATACGCAGGAGCACTTGATTGCAGAGTCGGAAGACGCTGTTAG
- the LOC106431816 gene encoding plant cysteine oxidase 1-like — protein sequence MGFEMKQEKDVLSKDQCKVKSPNPNSVNSPHIKKKKKKKDKDKTKKRGMRRKRSDSPADEITPVRRLFDTCKEVFSSGGPGVIPSEDKIQQLRDILDNMKTEDVGLAPTMPYFRPDYGPEDGSSPPITYLHLHQCEQFSIGIFCLPPSGVIPLHNHPGMTVFSKLLFGTMHIKSYDWVADAPMRDPKTRLAKLKMDSALTAPCNASILYPEDGGNMHRFTAITACAVLDVLGPPYCNPEGRHCTYFLEFPLDNFSSEGGDVLRGEVEKEGHAWLQERGDNPEDLNVVGALYTGPKVED from the exons ATGGGGTTTGAAATGAAACAAGAGAAAGATGTTTTGAGTAAAGATCAATGTAAAGTTAAAAGCCCTAATCCAAACTCTGTTAATTCACCTCAtatcaagaaaaagaagaagaagaaggataagGATAAGACGAAGAAGAGGGGGATGCGACGGAAGAGGAGTGATTCTCCGGCGGATGAGATCACTCCGGTGCGGCGGCTGTTTGATACCTGCAAGGAAGTGTTCTCCAGTGGCGGTCCTGGAGTTATTCCTTCTGAAGATAAAATCCAACAGCTACGAGACATTCTTG ataatatgaaAACAGAGGATGTCGGGTTAGCTCCGACCATGCCCTATTTCCGACCAGACTACGGACCAGAAGATGGGTCTTCGCCACCAATAACGTATCTGCATCTACACCAATGTGAACAATTCTCG ATCGGGATTTTTTGTTTGCCGCCTTCTGGTGTCATTCCTCTTCATAACCATCCAGGGATGACAGTTTTTAGCAAGCTTCTCTTTGGTACAATGCACATCAAGTCCTATGATTGGGTGGCTGATGCTCCAA TGAGAGATCCGAAAACCAGGCTGGCAAAACTGAAGATGGACTCAGCGTTAACCGCACCATGCAACGCCTCCATTTTGTACCCTGAAGATGGTGGGAACATGCATAGGTTCACAGCCATAACAGCGTGCGCGGTTCTAGACGTGCTTGGCCCTCCTTATTGCAATCCAGAAGGCAGACATTGCACTTACTTCCTAGAGTTCCCTTTGGACAACTTCTCATCAG aaggAGGTGACGTTTTGAGAGGTGAAGTTGAGAAAGAAGGTCATGCATGGCTGCAAGAAAGAGGTGATAATCCAGAGGATCTTAACGTAGTTGGAGCTTTATACACAGGCCCAAAGGTTGAGGATTGA